The Polyangiaceae bacterium genome includes a region encoding these proteins:
- a CDS encoding isopeptide-forming domain-containing fimbrial protein, translating into MVAPSFRLRTTLPCLLALGFCAASASAAPPKLRHQADSQGDVVVFGSTLALDCSAAVPAPPAGTTTSCSSQLLIDDTAPDLYWRDTVANATITAEQARTSATLVLPTGAKVTYARLYWSALKVGAAADKNVVLDWKGGPTQTITADDSWTLSYGFASHPDWYYYQSSAEVTDYVAKWGAGDFRVTGVEALPLAGVEVDRAFSAWSMVVFYEKAGDELRNLALFDGFTSVDPGIPGQEKAEVTLSGFLVPPGFSAKMTAFTYEGDKVYTGDFFTFNGQKLSDAENPLDNFFNSSRSYLGSAVSGASDVPKLSGKAGTMAGFDLDTANVTSLVKAGDISAKVGAASDLDIFLLGGFVTSLTNKAPDFLDFEKTASDVNGGALLTGDVVEFVLTAKNTGNDAAVNSVLTDVLDAGFEYVAGSLEITSGPNPGAKTDAKDSDQGDYDAATKTLTVRLGTGANGSTGGTVAVGTTVGVKFRAKVVATSGSISNQGKIDAAGQSGGPKKSWLSDGDPVTPGQQATTVTIQECDTDKDCPANKPFCDPTTKTCQPCKTDAECSDPTKPACLDDGSCGECSKTNTTLCPTDKPVCNTFTGKCAVCSPDDDSQCTGDPKGPVCRVGQGNETFCGCETDSDCGSPTSGKVCDTLKTQTCIDGCRGQDGNGCPTELECTSKDASIGNCVPPQQSTGGAGGMGGMGGMGATGGGSGADDSGDDGGCGCRVPTGNASRGAFFGLLLGLSLLALRRRAGARKRS; encoded by the coding sequence ATGGTCGCACCTTCCTTTCGCCTCAGGACCACCCTTCCTTGCCTGCTTGCCCTGGGTTTCTGCGCTGCTTCGGCCTCCGCGGCGCCTCCCAAGCTGCGCCACCAGGCCGATTCCCAGGGCGACGTAGTCGTCTTCGGCTCCACCCTGGCCCTCGACTGCTCGGCCGCCGTGCCGGCGCCGCCGGCGGGGACCACCACCTCCTGCTCGAGCCAGCTCCTGATCGACGACACGGCGCCGGACCTCTACTGGCGCGACACCGTCGCCAACGCGACCATTACCGCCGAGCAGGCGCGTACCAGCGCGACGCTGGTGCTGCCCACCGGCGCCAAGGTCACCTACGCGCGGCTGTACTGGTCGGCGCTGAAGGTCGGCGCCGCCGCGGACAAGAACGTCGTGCTCGACTGGAAGGGCGGACCGACGCAGACCATAACCGCGGACGACAGCTGGACGCTGTCGTACGGCTTCGCGAGCCACCCGGACTGGTACTACTACCAGTCGAGCGCCGAGGTCACCGACTACGTCGCCAAGTGGGGCGCGGGTGATTTCCGCGTCACCGGCGTCGAAGCGCTGCCGCTGGCGGGCGTCGAGGTCGATCGCGCCTTCTCCGCCTGGAGCATGGTGGTGTTCTACGAGAAAGCGGGCGACGAGCTCAGGAACCTGGCGCTCTTCGACGGCTTCACCTCCGTCGATCCCGGCATCCCGGGTCAGGAGAAGGCCGAGGTCACGCTCTCCGGTTTCCTCGTCCCACCGGGATTCTCCGCGAAGATGACGGCCTTCACCTACGAAGGCGACAAGGTCTACACCGGCGACTTCTTCACCTTCAACGGCCAGAAGCTCTCGGACGCCGAGAACCCGCTCGACAACTTCTTCAACAGCTCGCGCAGCTACCTGGGCAGCGCGGTCAGCGGCGCGTCGGACGTGCCGAAGCTCTCGGGCAAGGCCGGCACCATGGCCGGCTTCGACCTCGACACCGCCAACGTCACCAGCCTGGTCAAGGCCGGCGACATCTCGGCGAAGGTCGGCGCGGCCTCGGATCTCGACATCTTCCTCCTCGGTGGCTTCGTCACCTCGCTCACCAACAAGGCGCCCGACTTCCTCGATTTCGAGAAGACGGCCAGCGACGTCAACGGCGGCGCGCTGCTCACCGGCGACGTCGTCGAGTTCGTGCTGACGGCCAAGAACACCGGCAACGACGCCGCGGTGAACAGCGTGCTCACGGACGTGCTCGACGCCGGCTTCGAGTACGTGGCCGGTAGCCTGGAGATCACGAGCGGCCCCAACCCGGGCGCGAAGACCGACGCCAAGGACTCCGATCAGGGTGACTACGACGCCGCGACAAAGACGCTCACCGTGCGCCTCGGCACCGGCGCGAACGGCTCGACCGGCGGCACCGTCGCCGTGGGCACCACGGTGGGCGTGAAGTTCCGCGCCAAGGTCGTCGCGACCAGCGGCAGCATCTCGAACCAGGGCAAGATCGACGCGGCGGGCCAGTCCGGCGGCCCGAAGAAGAGCTGGCTCTCCGACGGCGATCCCGTCACGCCGGGACAGCAGGCGACCACGGTCACCATCCAGGAGTGCGACACCGACAAGGACTGCCCGGCGAACAAGCCCTTCTGCGATCCGACCACCAAGACCTGCCAGCCCTGCAAGACGGACGCGGAGTGCAGCGACCCGACCAAGCCGGCTTGCCTGGACGACGGCAGCTGCGGCGAGTGCTCGAAGACCAACACCACGCTCTGTCCCACCGACAAGCCGGTCTGCAACACCTTCACCGGCAAGTGCGCGGTCTGCTCGCCGGACGACGACTCGCAGTGCACGGGTGATCCCAAGGGTCCGGTCTGCCGCGTCGGTCAGGGCAACGAGACCTTCTGCGGCTGCGAGACCGACAGCGACTGCGGCAGCCCGACCAGCGGCAAGGTGTGCGACACGCTGAAGACGCAGACCTGCATCGACGGTTGCCGCGGACAGGACGGCAACGGCTGCCCGACGGAGCTCGAGTGCACCAGCAAGGACGCGAGCATCGGCAACTGCGTCCCGCCGCAGCAGAGCACCGGTGGCGCCGGCGGCATGGGCGGCATGGGCGGCATGGGCGCGACCGGCGGCGGCAGCGGCGCCGACGACTCGGGTGACGACGGCGGCTGCGGCTGCCGGGTGCCCACCGGCAACGCCTCGCGCGGCGCCTTCTTCGGACTCTTGCTCGGCCTGAGCCTGCTCGCCCTGCGTCGCAGGGCCGGCGCTCGCAAGCGGAGCTGA